The Methylomicrobium lacus LW14 genome window below encodes:
- a CDS encoding molybdopterin oxidoreductase family protein, whose amino-acid sequence MLFGRNKKNPIKMADKGVVKWTYSTCGYCSTGCSIEIGSNAEGKPVATRGVGGADVNRGKLCLKGIFEYQVFEAPGRGQKPLLRNSIYQPYQDAEWDTALDKMASEIKRIQRTYGRDAFAIVSTGQLLTEEFYTLGKLARGVIGSNNYDGNTTLCMASAVSGYKRSFGSDGPPGCYEDFEHTDCLIAWGSNLPEQHPIIYWRLKEALEKRKFPLIVVDPRVTMLAQFADIHLPITPGTDVVLQNALIHVILAEGLEDREYIDTNTTGFEELAKEVQNYDPETASMICGIDAETIRTVARYYAKADRAMSIWTMGINQSTHGSDGVVGINNLNLVTGNIGKPGGTSLSITGQCNAMGTREWSSCSGLPGYRALEKPEEREEIAKFWGIDPEFFPKQRGLTETDIFPAIEAGEIKGLWLVATNPMTSMPDTARIRKTLKKLECLIVQDCYADAESNQYAHIFLPAATWAEKEGVFTNTERRVNITRQVKAPYADSKSDLEIFNLLAKRFEQGQKIKFPDRPADVFEEMKQLSKGRLCDISGMSHDLIEQKRGIQWPYTEDQAKQGVNGEQRLYTQSQSFRYKGGRAKLIPLPFINNNEVPDGDYPFWLNSGRLVEHWHTRTKTGKIGNNNKFSPIPFMEMNPEAAEALGIEHQSYVRAVSRRGDAVVMVMLTQRVPKNMVFIPFHFFDCVNRLTLGLLDPHSRQPAFKQQAVRIEKVDQQIAAQLNKESRTY is encoded by the coding sequence ATGCTATTTGGACGAAATAAAAAAAATCCGATCAAGATGGCCGATAAGGGCGTCGTAAAATGGACGTATTCAACTTGCGGCTATTGTTCCACCGGTTGTTCGATTGAAATCGGCAGCAATGCCGAGGGTAAACCGGTGGCGACTCGGGGCGTCGGCGGCGCCGATGTCAATCGCGGCAAGCTGTGTCTCAAAGGGATTTTCGAATATCAGGTGTTCGAAGCCCCAGGACGCGGCCAGAAGCCTTTGCTGCGAAACTCGATATACCAGCCCTACCAGGATGCGGAGTGGGACACGGCGCTGGATAAAATGGCGTCGGAAATCAAGCGGATTCAGCGCACCTACGGGCGCGACGCCTTCGCGATCGTTTCGACGGGGCAACTCCTGACCGAGGAGTTCTATACACTCGGCAAACTGGCGCGCGGCGTCATCGGTAGCAACAATTACGACGGCAATACCACGTTGTGCATGGCGTCGGCGGTGTCGGGCTATAAACGCTCGTTCGGTTCGGACGGCCCTCCGGGATGCTATGAGGATTTCGAGCATACCGACTGCCTGATTGCCTGGGGTTCGAACCTGCCGGAACAGCATCCGATCATTTACTGGCGTTTGAAGGAAGCATTGGAAAAACGCAAATTTCCGTTGATCGTCGTCGATCCGCGCGTGACGATGCTGGCGCAGTTTGCCGATATCCATCTGCCGATCACGCCGGGCACCGATGTCGTGCTGCAAAATGCGCTGATTCATGTGATTCTGGCCGAAGGTCTGGAAGATCGCGAGTATATCGATACCAACACCACCGGCTTCGAGGAGCTGGCCAAAGAAGTGCAAAACTACGATCCTGAGACTGCATCAATGATTTGCGGCATCGACGCCGAAACCATCCGCACAGTCGCAAGATATTACGCCAAGGCGGACCGCGCGATGAGTATCTGGACGATGGGCATCAACCAGAGCACCCACGGCTCGGACGGCGTCGTCGGTATCAACAATCTGAATCTGGTCACCGGCAACATCGGCAAGCCCGGCGGCACCAGTTTGTCGATCACCGGCCAGTGCAATGCGATGGGGACGCGCGAATGGTCCTCCTGTTCCGGCTTGCCCGGTTATCGGGCATTGGAAAAGCCGGAGGAGCGTGAGGAAATTGCAAAATTCTGGGGCATCGATCCCGAGTTTTTCCCCAAGCAGCGCGGCCTGACCGAAACCGACATATTTCCCGCCATTGAAGCCGGCGAGATCAAGGGCTTGTGGCTGGTTGCGACCAATCCGATGACGTCGATGCCCGACACCGCGCGCATACGCAAAACCCTGAAAAAACTGGAATGCCTGATCGTGCAGGATTGTTACGCCGACGCGGAATCGAATCAATACGCTCATATCTTTTTACCTGCGGCGACCTGGGCGGAAAAGGAAGGTGTGTTTACCAACACCGAACGTCGGGTCAACATTACCCGCCAGGTCAAAGCTCCTTACGCCGATTCGAAATCGGACCTGGAAATTTTCAATCTGCTGGCCAAGCGTTTTGAGCAAGGACAGAAGATTAAATTTCCGGATCGTCCCGCCGACGTGTTCGAGGAAATGAAGCAGCTGTCCAAGGGCCGCCTTTGCGATATTTCGGGCATGAGCCATGATCTGATCGAACAAAAGCGCGGCATCCAATGGCCCTATACCGAAGACCAGGCGAAGCAGGGCGTCAATGGCGAACAGCGGCTGTACACGCAGTCTCAATCCTTTCGCTACAAAGGCGGTAGGGCCAAATTGATTCCGCTGCCGTTTATCAATAACAATGAAGTACCGGATGGCGACTATCCGTTCTGGCTGAATTCCGGCCGTCTGGTCGAGCACTGGCATACCCGAACCAAGACCGGAAAAATCGGCAACAACAACAAATTTAGCCCGATCCCATTCATGGAGATGAATCCCGAAGCCGCGGAGGCCCTGGGTATAGAGCATCAATCTTATGTACGCGCTGTCTCGCGCCGGGGCGATGCGGTGGTGATGGTGATGTTGACTCAGCGCGTTCCCAAAAACATGGTGTTTATTCCGTTTCATTTTTTCGATTGCGTCAACCGGCTCACCTTGGGCCTGCTCGATCCCCACTCAAGGCAGCCCGCATTCAAGCAGCAGGCGGTCAGGATTGAAAAGGTCGATCAGCAAATTGCCGCCCAGCTAAACAAAGAATCGCGCACCTATTAA
- a CDS encoding DmsC/YnfH family molybdoenzyme membrane anchor subunit, which yields MAEVRADEPKYAFLNDKAAQKQNRYGQNIELTHKASELRNSSLNINNIPVIGENPNRYKQHGFYFNADNCIGCHACESACSEKNDLPVHLAYRSVGFVEGGSYPDYKRLNISMACNHCDDPVCLKGCPTRAYTKFAEYGAVLQDPDICFGCGYCTWVCPYNAPQLDPVKGEVSKCNMCVDRLEVNLKPACVAACLGNALDFGVIENIPQNRVQAKTSIPGFPSTDITHPNIRFQQNRPMPKEVTRTDAVPLKYLRDDEEKGKFKATVHDKHRWEKHWNLKKLLTSHESAHVIFTLCTQATVGAFIMTIAASWLGLPALAALQEPYLKWPLLTGLVMIATTGLFKLNMHLGKPHRFYRGFNNLRWSPVSREIAGVSLFYTGLLGYVFFALFDHVFARFLANGFALIGVAGGAIGLFYMYKLYRIPARPFWNHWQTGTAFFGSMLSLGALIIASVCVLTQPLAAESSQILLHILVFIIMTGLALEGVGHLAHAHEMQHSNHEGAASYYRQVTQYGKSYIFRNALLVTSLSLALLLTVHGFSDGFGLIAGLMLCLLMLTSSVFSRSLFFVLVIPTTMPGAFFWKNSGFIEHARETGLADMPQHGVAYERHHEFKVKELMQTIRENSLKDMIAHVKWIVGK from the coding sequence ATGGCTGAAGTACGAGCAGACGAGCCCAAGTATGCTTTTTTAAATGACAAGGCGGCGCAAAAACAAAATCGTTATGGACAGAATATCGAGCTGACCCATAAAGCCAGCGAACTGAGAAACAGCAGCCTGAACATCAATAACATTCCCGTCATAGGAGAAAATCCCAACCGCTATAAACAGCACGGCTTTTATTTTAACGCCGACAACTGCATCGGCTGCCATGCCTGTGAATCGGCTTGCAGCGAAAAAAACGATCTGCCTGTTCATCTGGCTTACCGTTCCGTGGGCTTCGTCGAAGGCGGTTCTTATCCCGATTACAAGCGCCTGAATATCTCGATGGCGTGCAATCATTGCGACGATCCGGTGTGCCTGAAAGGCTGTCCGACCCGCGCCTACACCAAGTTCGCCGAATACGGCGCGGTGCTGCAGGACCCCGACATCTGTTTCGGCTGCGGCTACTGCACCTGGGTTTGCCCCTATAACGCGCCGCAACTCGATCCGGTTAAGGGCGAGGTGTCCAAATGCAATATGTGCGTCGACCGTCTAGAAGTCAATCTGAAGCCGGCCTGCGTCGCCGCCTGCCTGGGCAATGCGCTGGATTTCGGGGTGATTGAAAACATTCCGCAAAACCGGGTGCAGGCTAAAACCTCGATTCCGGGCTTCCCGTCCACCGATATTACCCATCCCAACATCCGTTTTCAGCAAAACCGCCCGATGCCGAAGGAAGTCACCCGCACCGATGCGGTGCCGCTGAAATATCTGCGCGACGACGAGGAAAAAGGCAAATTCAAGGCGACCGTCCATGACAAGCACCGATGGGAAAAGCACTGGAATTTGAAAAAACTGCTGACCAGCCATGAGAGCGCGCATGTCATCTTCACGTTATGCACCCAGGCGACGGTCGGGGCTTTTATCATGACGATAGCGGCTTCCTGGCTGGGCTTGCCTGCGCTGGCGGCATTGCAGGAACCGTATCTCAAATGGCCCTTGCTGACCGGCTTGGTGATGATTGCAACGACGGGGCTGTTCAAATTGAACATGCACCTCGGCAAACCGCATCGTTTTTACCGGGGTTTCAATAATCTGAGATGGTCGCCGGTGAGCCGGGAGATCGCTGGGGTTTCGCTGTTTTATACCGGTCTGCTGGGTTATGTCTTCTTTGCCTTATTCGATCATGTTTTTGCCCGGTTTCTGGCGAACGGTTTCGCGTTGATCGGCGTGGCCGGCGGCGCAATCGGTTTATTCTATATGTACAAACTCTATAGAATTCCAGCCCGGCCTTTTTGGAATCACTGGCAAACCGGAACGGCATTCTTCGGTTCCATGCTCAGTTTGGGGGCGTTGATCATTGCCTCGGTTTGTGTGCTGACACAGCCGCTTGCTGCCGAAAGCTCCCAAATATTGCTGCACATACTCGTCTTCATCATAATGACAGGACTGGCGCTGGAAGGCGTTGGCCATCTGGCGCATGCCCATGAAATGCAACACAGCAACCACGAAGGTGCGGCATCGTATTATCGCCAGGTGACCCAATACGGTAAGTCATATATATTCCGTAATGCCTTGCTGGTAACGAGCCTGTCGCTCGCTCTCCTGTTGACCGTCCATGGCTTTTCAGATGGTTTCGGCCTGATTGCAGGCCTGATGTTATGCCTGTTGATGCTGACCAGCAGCGTTTTCAGCCGTTCGCTGTTCTTCGTGCTGGTGATTCCGACCACGATGCCCGGCGCGTTCTTCTGGAAAAACAGCGGCTTCATCGAACATGCCCGCGAGACAGGACTGGCCGATATGCCTCAGCACGGCGTTGCTTATGAGCGGCATCATGAATTCAAGGTGAAGGAATTGATGCAGACGATCCGAGAAAATTCGCTCAAGGACATGATCGCGCATGTGAAGTGGATCGTTGGAAAATGA
- the nirD gene encoding nitrite reductase small subunit NirD codes for MTEWIDVCGADDLQPNSGVCALVNGQQVAIFFMPKEQAVFAIGNYDPIGQANVLSRGMIGDINGQIVVASPLYKQHFNLQTGVCVEDAAVSVPVYPIRIENGRVAVGIGD; via the coding sequence ATGACCGAATGGATCGATGTGTGCGGCGCGGACGACCTTCAGCCCAATTCGGGCGTCTGCGCGCTGGTAAATGGACAACAGGTGGCGATTTTTTTCATGCCGAAAGAACAGGCCGTGTTTGCGATCGGCAATTACGATCCGATCGGTCAGGCGAACGTGCTGTCGCGCGGCATGATCGGCGACATCAACGGCCAGATCGTGGTCGCCTCGCCCTTGTATAAACAGCATTTCAACCTGCAGACCGGGGTCTGCGTGGAGGATGCGGCGGTATCGGTGCCCGTGTACCCGATCCGGATTGAAAACGGCCGGGTCGCAGTCGGCATCGGAGACTAA
- a CDS encoding HEAT repeat domain-containing protein yields MKNKKFYFALISLFLIAAALVALNFDRLSNLTESAEAPDSSAAPAQSTSSPTTPSSTNQINDLLRQGTQAPLASNNPEGIDDTQEDLETLQEALNDFYSAEDEQDREAALMTLGEYPDPKAKEAILYALNDPEDSVREQAVNQITSWEDEKERQQMLLTALTNDKPDIVVLTLESISELDDPALMQKIKELSNDKNEDISEAAKTALEMADFD; encoded by the coding sequence GTGAAAAATAAAAAATTTTATTTCGCTCTTATTTCGCTGTTTTTGATCGCTGCCGCTTTGGTTGCGCTCAATTTCGATCGACTTTCAAATTTAACGGAGTCTGCTGAAGCGCCAGACAGCTCCGCGGCACCCGCTCAATCAACTTCAAGCCCTACAACTCCGAGCAGCACCAATCAAATCAACGATCTATTGCGGCAAGGCACGCAGGCGCCATTGGCATCCAACAATCCGGAGGGGATCGATGACACCCAGGAAGACTTGGAAACATTGCAGGAGGCCTTAAACGACTTTTATTCGGCTGAAGACGAACAAGACCGCGAGGCGGCGCTGATGACTCTGGGCGAATATCCCGATCCCAAAGCCAAGGAAGCGATACTTTATGCGCTGAACGACCCGGAAGACAGCGTCCGGGAGCAGGCGGTCAATCAGATCACCAGTTGGGAAGATGAAAAAGAACGCCAGCAAATGCTGCTGACGGCCTTGACCAATGACAAGCCCGATATCGTGGTGCTGACGCTGGAATCGATTTCAGAACTCGATGACCCGGCGTTGATGCAGAAAATCAAGGAGCTCAGCAACGATAAAAACGAAGACATCAGCGAGGCCGCGAAGACTGCGCTGGAAATGGCGGACTTCGACTAA
- a CDS encoding ketosteroid isomerase-related protein, which produces MNQESIKLIQNYYAAFNAGDMDTFLNLLTDDVIHDINQGKREIGKDAFKQFMACMNHNYKEQLVDMVIMASEDGKRAAAEFVVLGEYLQSDEGLPAANGQKYRLPAGAFFDIRDNKVARITNYYNLNDWIAQVGG; this is translated from the coding sequence ATGAACCAAGAGAGCATCAAGCTGATTCAAAATTATTATGCCGCTTTCAACGCCGGCGATATGGATACTTTTTTGAACCTGTTGACCGATGACGTGATTCACGACATCAACCAGGGCAAGCGCGAGATCGGCAAGGATGCGTTCAAGCAGTTCATGGCCTGCATGAACCACAACTACAAGGAACAACTGGTCGATATGGTGATCATGGCAAGCGAAGACGGCAAACGCGCCGCGGCCGAATTTGTGGTGCTCGGCGAATATCTGCAATCCGACGAAGGTCTGCCCGCCGCGAACGGCCAGAAATACCGCCTGCCGGCCGGCGCATTTTTTGATATCCGCGACAACAAGGTCGCGCGGATCACGAATTATTACAACCTGAACGACTGGATCGCGCAGGTTGGCGGTTAA
- a CDS encoding PhzF family phenazine biosynthesis protein codes for MKYQYYIADVFTRQVFNGAQIAVFPNADGLGDVEMQKIANELNLWETVFVFHPGGDLRKLRMFSPKAEVDFAGHPIIATAYVLGLCGDIKLDDPVTPVVFEQNAGPIEVNITAENGKPMFVQFTNKVSSIIDRFAPTDEELAAVLSIQQADLDHIKYSARLVACGMPYLVVPVWKYETVRKARFNYAAWSRSAAPQTAAQEILLFAPKTPYSDSDFNLRLLGPHIGHDDDPPVGAAVPAFASYLCSFEQTRKGTHTFAVDRGDENSRRSVINIEMDHKGKAQLTLRVGGSAVIFAQGTVFLPD; via the coding sequence ATGAAATATCAGTATTACATTGCCGACGTATTTACCCGGCAGGTCTTCAACGGCGCGCAAATCGCGGTGTTCCCGAACGCGGACGGCCTTGGCGACGTTGAGATGCAAAAAATCGCGAACGAGTTGAATCTGTGGGAGACCGTTTTCGTCTTCCATCCCGGCGGCGACCTGCGCAAACTCAGGATGTTTTCGCCGAAGGCCGAGGTCGATTTCGCGGGGCACCCGATCATCGCGACCGCCTATGTGCTCGGGCTGTGCGGCGACATCAAGCTCGACGATCCGGTCACGCCGGTCGTGTTCGAACAGAATGCGGGGCCGATCGAGGTGAACATCACCGCCGAGAACGGCAAGCCGATGTTCGTGCAGTTCACGAACAAGGTGTCCTCGATCATCGACCGCTTCGCGCCGACCGACGAGGAACTGGCGGCCGTGCTGTCGATCCAGCAAGCCGATCTCGATCACATCAAATATTCGGCGCGCCTGGTCGCCTGCGGCATGCCGTATCTGGTCGTGCCGGTCTGGAAATATGAAACGGTGCGCAAGGCGCGCTTCAATTACGCGGCCTGGAGCCGGTCCGCCGCGCCGCAGACCGCCGCGCAGGAAATCCTGCTGTTCGCGCCGAAAACGCCTTATTCCGATTCCGATTTCAACCTGCGCCTCTTGGGGCCGCACATCGGCCATGACGACGATCCGCCGGTCGGCGCGGCGGTACCGGCCTTCGCCTCCTACCTGTGTTCGTTCGAGCAGACGCGCAAGGGCACCCATACCTTCGCGGTGGACCGCGGCGACGAGAACTCGCGCCGCAGCGTGATCAACATCGAAATGGATCACAAGGGCAAGGCGCAATTGACCCTCCGGGTCGGCGGCAGCGCGGTGATTTTTGCCCAGGGTACGGTGTTTTTGCCGGATTGA
- a CDS encoding SOS response-associated peptidase codes for MCGRFNMLATPEQLIETFGLESVPGYKISYNIAPGQKILGIVQPDRNGLSAVSLDWGLVPSWAKDSKIGHSLINARAETLGEKPSFKAAYHKRRCLIPATGFYEWQKTENGKQAYHICREDHRLFAFAGLWEHWEHGADTLYSCTIITTAANALGQTIHDRMPVIIDAENYRFWLDPRQSQQSLDQLLAHSAYDGMRLYPVSDRVNNPRHDDEHCLE; via the coding sequence ATGTGCGGACGCTTTAATATGCTGGCAACGCCCGAACAATTGATCGAAACCTTCGGTCTGGAATCGGTGCCGGGCTATAAGATCAGCTACAACATCGCGCCAGGGCAAAAAATTCTCGGCATTGTGCAGCCGGATCGGAACGGCCTTAGCGCGGTCAGCCTCGATTGGGGGCTGGTGCCTTCCTGGGCCAAGGACAGCAAAATCGGGCATTCGCTGATCAATGCGCGGGCCGAAACGCTCGGCGAAAAGCCGTCGTTCAAGGCGGCTTATCACAAGCGGCGCTGCCTGATTCCGGCGACCGGTTTCTATGAATGGCAAAAGACCGAAAACGGCAAGCAGGCCTACCATATCTGCCGGGAAGACCACCGGTTGTTCGCCTTTGCGGGCTTGTGGGAGCATTGGGAGCATGGCGCCGACACGCTGTATTCCTGCACGATCATCACGACCGCCGCGAATGCATTGGGGCAGACTATTCATGACCGGATGCCGGTGATTATCGATGCCGAAAATTACCGCTTCTGGCTGGATCCGCGGCAGTCGCAGCAGAGTCTGGATCAGCTCCTGGCGCATTCTGCTTATGACGGGATGCGCCTGTATCCGGTCAGCGACCGGGTCAATAATCCGCGCCATGATGATGAACATTGTTTAGAGTAA
- a CDS encoding GlcG/HbpS family heme-binding protein — translation MNKALKTIVLAGGLALVSAHAFADKDKKGCKDLPDYADLTAALKASVPASAGGTLSKYTSGPANGAANGGLEVPMWATLVDKFGHVCAVTYSGSDNRAQWPASRIISMQKAYTANSLTIPDFPGIWSTAKLFYPTQPGQFLWGLDQSNPVNPAVVYQGPTARWGAANDPAIGGIPGGNNRFGGGLALWKNGKIVGAIGVSGDTSCADHNIALRVRNNLIANNGLSDVPGADKYADNIIYDIVGGKSASGFGHPACPGTLEEEVNTEITGKAHPTHDDFPN, via the coding sequence ATGAATAAAGCATTAAAAACGATTGTGTTGGCAGGCGGTCTGGCATTGGTTTCGGCTCATGCCTTTGCAGATAAAGATAAAAAGGGATGTAAGGATCTGCCCGATTATGCTGATTTGACTGCAGCTTTGAAAGCGTCAGTGCCTGCATCTGCCGGTGGTACCTTATCTAAATACACTAGCGGTCCAGCAAATGGAGCAGCAAACGGAGGACTCGAAGTTCCCATGTGGGCGACGCTGGTAGACAAATTTGGACACGTTTGTGCCGTAACCTACTCAGGGTCTGATAATCGTGCGCAATGGCCGGCGAGCCGGATCATTTCGATGCAGAAAGCCTATACTGCAAATTCTTTGACCATTCCCGATTTTCCTGGCATTTGGTCCACCGCGAAATTATTTTATCCAACACAGCCAGGGCAGTTTCTTTGGGGTCTTGATCAAAGCAATCCGGTCAATCCTGCTGTCGTCTATCAAGGGCCGACTGCGCGTTGGGGAGCGGCCAATGATCCGGCCATTGGAGGAATACCCGGCGGCAACAACCGTTTCGGAGGGGGGCTCGCACTCTGGAAAAATGGTAAAATTGTTGGCGCGATCGGTGTCAGCGGTGATACTTCATGTGCTGACCACAATATTGCCTTGCGGGTTCGTAATAATTTGATAGCAAATAATGGGCTTAGCGATGTTCCCGGGGCAGATAAATACGCCGATAATATCATTTATGACATCGTGGGCGGTAAAAGTGCCTCCGGATTTGGCCATCCTGCTTGCCCAGGCACTTTAGAGGAAGAGGTTAATACTGAGATTACCGGAAAAGCACATCCTACACATGATGATTTTCCAAATTAA